The proteins below come from a single Roseiflexus sp. RS-1 genomic window:
- a CDS encoding class I SAM-dependent methyltransferase has translation MRNAVYRGQPIRYGYTGIEKRLAALQAMHSWQGARALDVGCGNGAYTLEIGRVAALVWGVDIDRRWLYEFFGQPCIAPSIGAAQAESERLPFGDAVFDVVFCIETLEHVAHERITLCEMRRVLRDGGTLLLTAPNKWFPFETHGLRGIPHSYFIPFASWLPEPLHRRYASARTYTARSIRRVLEETGWRAIRVDWMMPPFDMLRPRELQPLFRAIANTLDRTPLRRFGVSLIVAATK, from the coding sequence ATGAGGAACGCTGTCTATCGCGGTCAGCCGATCCGGTATGGGTATACGGGGATTGAAAAACGCCTTGCTGCCCTCCAGGCGATGCATTCCTGGCAGGGCGCGCGGGCGCTCGATGTCGGGTGCGGCAACGGCGCCTACACGCTGGAGATTGGGCGCGTCGCAGCGCTGGTATGGGGTGTTGATATCGACCGACGCTGGTTGTATGAATTCTTCGGTCAACCGTGTATCGCGCCATCGATTGGAGCGGCGCAGGCGGAGAGTGAGCGGTTGCCCTTCGGCGATGCTGTTTTTGATGTTGTGTTTTGCATTGAAACGCTTGAGCATGTCGCGCACGAGCGCATTACATTGTGTGAGATGCGGCGTGTCCTGCGTGATGGCGGAACACTGCTGCTCACAGCGCCGAATAAATGGTTTCCGTTTGAGACCCATGGCCTGCGCGGCATACCGCACAGTTATTTCATACCATTCGCATCGTGGCTTCCTGAGCCGCTCCATCGTCGGTATGCCAGCGCCCGCACCTATACGGCGCGCAGCATCCGAAGGGTGCTTGAAGAGACCGGCTGGCGTGCGATTCGGGTTGATTGGATGATGCCGCCGTTCGATATGCTGCGCCCACGTGAACTGCAACCGCTGTTTCGCGCTATCGCCAACACCCTTGATCGGACGCCTCTCCGTCGGTTCGGCGTCTCGCTGATTGTTGCAGCGACCAAATAG